In Esox lucius isolate fEsoLuc1 chromosome 3, fEsoLuc1.pri, whole genome shotgun sequence, the sequence TCAATGTTTTTGGTCATGTTTTACTAGTTTGTCGTTCTTTTCCTAATATTAACGTTATCTTTTGAGGACAATTGTTTGCTATTATAACTTGTATTGATCTATATGACCGTGATTATTtacgtttttttgtttttattcataaagTCTTACAGATTTCACTGCGGAAAAAGTCCTGCCCCGATAAATGACAACAGAACAAAACCTTCCTTCTAAAGTCAAGAGATGCTGTACAATAAGATTAAGGCATtgccaaattaaaatgtttcatgtgCCAGATAGATATGTAGATGAAGTGATTACATAAATTCTCTTTACCGTACCTTCCTTCCCCTTTTGATTCTTTCAAGgcattacttttttttatttgcctgTGACAGCACtgtttataataaatatgcAAGAAATAACGGACAGCACTTATTTCCTTCTACAGCAGGTGTAGGCAACTAGAATCTGATTTGGGATTTATCATATAGGGTGGTGAGGAGGCCAGggaaaaatgacaaaaagaTACTAGTACACTAAGTTCAACACAACGAAACCCAAAGAGGGAGAAATGAAGAACAATTTCATACATTGAAAAGCTCAATGTCTCTGTTTCATTTGTAGGATTTCCTAAATtacaaattattagaaaatcccAACCCCTGCCATTTGCTTACTCCTGTTGTATAGTATGTAAACCTTGTACAATATGTACCATGTATATAAATGTCTTAAGGATGTACAAAGTACCATCAATAAACATTTGtcaaagcaattacatttctgtgCCTGATTTTAAACCAGAAGGCTGTTTACATTCCACCCCCTTTACTCAATGTCATGTAACAAAGACTTTTAGCTAAAGAGACAGGCACTCGGGCTAACGTGTGCATGCCCTTCGTCAGAAACAAGGTCCAGTGGGGTGCTGAAGGAATGACATTGGGTATATTATGAAGACCAGTTGTCTGTGTCAAGTCCTTCTTTCTTATCTGTTAACGTGGATGTGAGAAGGTCAATACTCTGACCCTCTCTAAGCTGCAGCACTGCCTGTGTTAAATTCCACCTAGCACAGCCAGAGAGAAGAAACAAAGGTACAGCATGCATTAAACGGTATGCGGTCAAACGGCCTATGTACTTATAATGCAGAAGTTATCATTCTTTGGATCAATCAATTTCCTTCAAGAGAGAGTCCTATAAAACTATATTGCAGAAGATCACCTACCCAAGGGTTTGTGGGTCTCTCACTGAGGTTGTGTAGAGGTAACCACCATCTTTAGAACCTGTCACTGGGATTTTGATCTGAAACAGAGGTCTCATGAATATGTTTAACAGTGATGGATAATGATGATGCTTATAGTTGGTTCCATGAAGGAGTGACCTTTGGAGCGCTGACCTGAGCAGTGTAGGGTTCCACGCGGTTGTACCGGTCAGACAGATGAATGTTGTGGACCTTCAGGGGTGGGGCTCCTAGACGGTCCATGGCTGACTGGTTGGCCTTCAGTTTCTCCAGGGCTAGACTGTGGTAGTCTGATCTGGAAAAGCTCTCTAGACAATACAAGGCcagaacaaatacattatatGAGTATTCAAACTCTAAGGTGACCACATTATTCCTAGACTTATCACATCTTGCTTTGTATGGCATCTTTCTTTTGTATGACACCTCCCTAGCAATTAAGAACACTGAATAAGCCAGATTTGGTTGGCTCTTTCAAACTAAGGTACAGTTGttctcataggtttgcatacggAGACAGAAATTATGACATTATGacgtcttttatttaaggatagtgatcatacgaagccatttattatcacatcaTTTTTTGgctcctgatcaaaagtttacatacctttgaatgtttggccttgttacagacacacaaggtgacacaaattgtaattagtgtgtgtgcataaatagtcaatgagtttgttagctctcatgtggatgcactgagcaggctagatactgagccatggggagc encodes:
- the LOC105024255 gene encoding cytochrome c oxidase assembly factor 1 homolog isoform X1 encodes the protein MRVPTNKLQQMAIYTTLLTGAGCGTMYYLMQKSFSRSDYHSLALEKLKANQSAMDRLGAPPLKVHNIHLSDRYNRVEPYTAQIKIPVTGSKDGGYLYTTSVRDPQTLGWNLTQAVLQLREGQSIDLLTSTLTDKKEGLDTDNWSS
- the LOC105024255 gene encoding cytochrome c oxidase assembly factor 1 homolog isoform X2; the protein is MRLESFSRSDYHSLALEKLKANQSAMDRLGAPPLKVHNIHLSDRYNRVEPYTAQIKIPVTGSKDGGYLYTTSVRDPQTLGWNLTQAVLQLREGQSIDLLTSTLTDKKEGLDTDNWSS